A genomic segment from Sorangium aterium encodes:
- a CDS encoding styrene monooxygenase/indole monooxygenase family protein: MRKIAIVGSGQAGLLAAHGLVKAGYEVTLYSDRTPEQWLNESKPTGTAARFDVALAFERELGLAFWEDAAPRGHGAQLTACAAPGNRLLTLAGRLEQHFFAIDLRLQSHRWMLELERRGGKIVIEPVTIARLDTIAAENDLTVVAAGRGELCNLFERDPARNVHTEAQRNVVMMCVTGPKLGFDGIPMLPVKFNLFAGIGEAFWVPYHHKDVGPSWNCLVEAVPGGPLDRFQGAKSGEEIIAIAKGLVKELIPWDYQWFKGAELSDKHGWQNGRVVPAVRKPVGRLPSGRIVTPLGDTAMSIDPIGGQGANSGNKMARNLVECIVQHGERPFDAEWMTRTFDRFYARHGGPTDRFNNILLAGVTPTMAHFLMAQYGSDGRADNTSGQQALANAFVNNFNDPARLTAVLEDVGRVRAFIRQTTGKPWPLALAAGGVGVGIAQVRQRIGLPPGHPAAPVHAGGALA, translated from the coding sequence ATGCGGAAGATAGCTATCGTGGGGTCTGGACAGGCCGGCCTGCTCGCGGCGCACGGCCTGGTGAAGGCCGGCTACGAGGTGACGCTCTACTCGGATCGCACGCCCGAGCAGTGGCTCAACGAGTCGAAGCCGACCGGGACCGCGGCGCGCTTCGACGTGGCGCTCGCGTTCGAGCGCGAGCTCGGCCTGGCCTTCTGGGAAGACGCCGCGCCCCGAGGCCACGGGGCCCAGCTGACCGCGTGCGCCGCGCCGGGCAACCGCCTCCTGACGCTGGCGGGCCGCCTGGAGCAGCACTTCTTCGCGATCGATCTCCGGCTCCAGAGCCACCGGTGGATGCTCGAGCTCGAGCGGCGGGGCGGCAAGATCGTGATCGAGCCCGTCACGATCGCGCGGCTCGACACGATCGCCGCGGAGAACGACCTCACCGTGGTCGCCGCGGGGCGCGGCGAGCTGTGCAACCTGTTCGAGCGAGACCCCGCGCGCAACGTCCACACGGAGGCGCAGCGCAACGTCGTCATGATGTGCGTGACCGGCCCGAAGCTCGGGTTCGACGGCATCCCCATGCTGCCGGTCAAGTTCAACCTGTTCGCGGGCATCGGGGAGGCGTTCTGGGTGCCCTACCACCACAAGGACGTGGGACCGAGCTGGAACTGTCTCGTCGAGGCGGTGCCCGGAGGGCCGCTCGACAGGTTCCAGGGCGCGAAGTCAGGCGAGGAGATCATCGCGATCGCGAAGGGACTGGTGAAGGAGCTCATCCCCTGGGACTACCAGTGGTTCAAGGGAGCCGAGCTGTCGGACAAACACGGATGGCAGAACGGGCGGGTCGTCCCCGCGGTGCGCAAGCCCGTCGGACGGCTGCCCTCCGGCCGGATCGTGACGCCGCTGGGTGACACGGCGATGTCGATCGATCCGATCGGCGGCCAGGGCGCCAACAGCGGCAACAAGATGGCGCGCAACCTGGTCGAGTGCATCGTGCAGCACGGCGAGCGCCCGTTCGACGCCGAGTGGATGACGCGCACCTTCGATCGCTTCTACGCGCGGCACGGCGGGCCCACCGACCGGTTCAACAACATCCTGCTCGCCGGGGTGACGCCCACGATGGCCCACTTCCTCATGGCGCAGTACGGCAGCGACGGGCGGGCGGACAACACGAGCGGGCAGCAGGCGCTCGCCAACGCCTTCGTGAACAACTTCAACGATCCGGCGCGGCTGACGGCGGTCCTCGAGGACGTCGGGCGGGTGCGCGCCTTCATCCGGCAGACGACCGGGAAGCCCTGGCCGCTCGCGCTCGCAGCAGGGGGCGTGGGCGTCGGCATCGCGCAGGTGCGGCAGCGCATCGGGCTCCCGCCGGGGCATCCGGCAGCGCCGGTGCACGCCGGCGGAGCGCTCGCGTAG